GCGCGCTTCCGCGGGTGGACCGATCTTGCGATCAATGGAAGCTTCTGGCTCGGTGCGGCGCTGGGTGCGGGGTTATCCATCGTCCTTCTCGACCCGGACATTGCCGGTGGAGACCTCGGTTGGCGGCTTTGCTTCTTCATTGGCGGCGTTCTCGGGCTTTTCATTTTTGCGATGCGGTTCTGGCTGCCGGAAAGCCCTCGCTGGCTGATGACGCATGGACGCGTCGCCGAGGCGAGCGGCATCCTCGCCGATATCGAGGGGCAGTATCGCAGACGGGGGCACGAGCTTGCCGAGGAAGGACTCGAATGCATAAAGCTGCGGCAGCACAGACCGCTGCGCGTTCGCGAGATTTTCCATACGCTGTTTCAGGTGCATCGCCGCCGCGCGCTGGTTGGGCTGGCGCTCATGTCGGCACAAGCCTTCTTCTACAATGCGATCTTCTTCACCTATGCGCTGGTGCTGACGGATTTCTACGATATTCCGGCGGCGCAGGTCGGCTGGTACATCCTGCCCTTCGCGGCGGGGAATTTTTTCGGGCCGCTTATTCTTGGGCGGCTGTTCGACACGGTGGGGCGGCGGATCATGATCGCATCCACTTACGCAATATCGGGCGTATTGCTTGCCTGCAGTGGCTATATGTTCGCCGAAGGGCTGCTGACCGCGCAGACACAGACGATTGCCTGGATGGTGATCTTCTTCTTCGCGTCAGCGGCGGCGAGCTCCGCCTATCTGACAGTGAGCGAGACCTTTCCGCTGGAAATGCGCGCGGTGGCGATTGCCGTTTTCTACGCCGTTGGGACGGGGCTCGGCGGGGTGGCAGGGCCGGCGCTCTTCGGATGGCTGATCGAATCCGGCTCGCGCGACGCGGTGTTCGGCGGATACCTGGTGGGAGCAGGCTTCATGACAGCCGCAGCAATCGTGCAGGCGATCTGGGGCGTTGCCGCGGAACGCCAGGCTCTCGAGACAGTGACGAAGCCGCTGAGGGCGTGGGACTGAGGCAGGGAGAAAAAATGCCCTCAAAATTCATCCTGTTTTGTTGACATTTTGTCATTTTGATCCAAAGCTTTCTTCATGACCACGGAGGAAGCGGGTTCCAGAACCCGAGAAGCCGCTGAAGCGGCCATTCTGGAGGATCGGCAAACAGGAGAGGCCACTGCCCCTGACGAGGCAGACGGCCAGGGCGTGGCCGTGCTTACCGGCGCGTCGCGGCGGAAACTTGAAAGCCGCCGCAAACTCTTTGTCGAACGCGGCTATCACGAAACGCGGCCGCAGGACATTTCCAAGGCGGCCGGCGTTGGCCACGGCACCTTCTATCTTCATTTCGAAGACAAGCTCGATTGCTTTCTCGCCTTCACGGAAGAGGCGGCGGATGAACTTGAAATCTTCGTGCAGACGCATCACGCGGTGGCGGGTTCCCTGGAGGAGGGCATCCGCGAACTGCTGACGGCCATCTTCGAATATTCGGACAAGAACCCGGGCGTGCTTGCCGCGGCGCTGACGGATATCAGCGTTTTGTCGACGGG
Above is a window of Parvibaculum lavamentivorans DS-1 DNA encoding:
- a CDS encoding MFS transporter; this translates as MRDNPEGEAIECDVPARLDRLPWGRFHTLVVAALGITWILDGLEVTLAGAVAGALRESPSLDMNASDIGLAASAYLVGAVFGGVFFGWLTDRFGRRKLFFITLALYVAATIATAFSWSLASFAFFRFLTGAGIGGEYTAINSTIQELIPARFRGWTDLAINGSFWLGAALGAGLSIVLLDPDIAGGDLGWRLCFFIGGVLGLFIFAMRFWLPESPRWLMTHGRVAEASGILADIEGQYRRRGHELAEEGLECIKLRQHRPLRVREIFHTLFQVHRRRALVGLALMSAQAFFYNAIFFTYALVLTDFYDIPAAQVGWYILPFAAGNFFGPLILGRLFDTVGRRIMIASTYAISGVLLACSGYMFAEGLLTAQTQTIAWMVIFFFASAAASSAYLTVSETFPLEMRAVAIAVFYAVGTGLGGVAGPALFGWLIESGSRDAVFGGYLVGAGFMTAAAIVQAIWGVAAERQALETVTKPLRAWD
- a CDS encoding TetR/AcrR family transcriptional regulator gives rise to the protein MTTEEAGSRTREAAEAAILEDRQTGEATAPDEADGQGVAVLTGASRRKLESRRKLFVERGYHETRPQDISKAAGVGHGTFYLHFEDKLDCFLAFTEEAADELEIFVQTHHAVAGSLEEGIRELLTAIFEYSDKNPGVLAAALTDISVLSTGDTGKKMPVDRWADVWAQLMEHWKETGEAFAELDTRMAGYLIVGAIKQGGAYGFRRRLERADVIEGMARLFVRALKK